One window of Trifolium pratense cultivar HEN17-A07 linkage group LG5, ARS_RC_1.1, whole genome shotgun sequence genomic DNA carries:
- the LOC123884291 gene encoding uncharacterized protein LOC123884291 isoform X1, translated as MVPLDFLHNYAENYVMFDLFLKFLKLTVSYYYNSYMFDYLFFPLLCQGEMMIGRSLYDFIVKGSFLPLKLRRPLIMQYEISDEFLKFFDQNKTTELRQEAERSTPQAARIILKWHLNLYSGHGTRLHDLTWCGVRKYSTLLDYIILFGEKKIVRKNQEQYK; from the exons ATGGTACCTTTggattttctgcataattatgCAGAAAACTATGtcatgtttgatttgtttcttaaattcttaaaactaactgtttcatattattataattcTTACATGTTTGACTATCTATTTTTCCCCCTCTTGTGCCAAGGAGAGATGATGATAGGAAGATCATTATACGACTTTATAGTAAAGG GCTCATTCCTCCCATTGAAGTTGCGAAGGCCATTAATTATGCAATACGAAATCAGTGACGAGTTCTTGAAATTCTTCGATCAAAATAAGACCACCGAGCTTCGTCAAGAGGCAGAGCGGTCTACACCTCAGGCCGCAAGGATCATATTGAAGTGGCACTTGAACTT GTATTCTGGACATGGGACAAGATTACATGACTTGACATGGTGTGGTGTAAGAAAATACTCAACATTACTTGATTATATCAtactttttggtgagaaaaAGATAGTACGAAAGAATCAAGAACAATATAAGTGA
- the LOC123884291 gene encoding uncharacterized protein LOC123884291 isoform X2 — translation MMIGRSLYDFIVKGSFLPLKLRRPLIMQYEISDEFLKFFDQNKTTELRQEAERSTPQAARIILKWHLNLYSGHGTRLHDLTWCGVRKYSTLLDYIILFGEKKIVRKNQEQYK, via the exons ATGATGATAGGAAGATCATTATACGACTTTATAGTAAAGG GCTCATTCCTCCCATTGAAGTTGCGAAGGCCATTAATTATGCAATACGAAATCAGTGACGAGTTCTTGAAATTCTTCGATCAAAATAAGACCACCGAGCTTCGTCAAGAGGCAGAGCGGTCTACACCTCAGGCCGCAAGGATCATATTGAAGTGGCACTTGAACTT GTATTCTGGACATGGGACAAGATTACATGACTTGACATGGTGTGGTGTAAGAAAATACTCAACATTACTTGATTATATCAtactttttggtgagaaaaAGATAGTACGAAAGAATCAAGAACAATATAAGTGA